One genomic segment of Cottoperca gobio chromosome 21, fCotGob3.1, whole genome shotgun sequence includes these proteins:
- the gpr161b gene encoding G-protein coupled receptor 161 — MNTSRNCTTVGNGEGLAALESVSIVTITLLACLGNFLIVVTLYRRPYLLTPSNKFVFSLTLSNLLLSMLVLPFVAVSSAKREWVFGVVWCNFTALLYLLISSASMLTLGAIAIDRYYAVLYPMIYPMKITGNRAVVAIAYVWLHSLVGCLPPLFGWSSFEFDCFKWTCVASWHREPSYTAFWVTWCILPPLFTMLACYGVIFRVARMKARKVHCGTVIVTQVDSTGAQRNGRKNSSTSTSSNGSRRSLVYAGSQCKAFVTILVVIGTFLMSWGPYVGVVCTEALWGQGSVSQGLETLVAWLSFCSAVCHPLIYGLWNKTVRKELLGMCFGDRYYRESFATRQRTSRLFSISNRITDLGMSPHLTAMLAGGGHLLAPGSSTGDTGFSFTQDSCTDVMLLDNFSTDGSSHTQHQGNPSTKRRSSVTFEDQVEQAKAEITSSVQVHAEVHKSLDTFASCLAKAIESDAKLTLFGEDLALPGGLFTTRAAPKPRYLDGQRLRLESIDEGIVKDDREEEEQDVEEKLA, encoded by the exons ATGAACACCAGTAGAAACTGTACCACAGTGGGGAATGGTGAGGGTCTGGCTGCCCTGGAGTCGGTCTCCATCGTGACCATCACACTCCTCGCCTGCCTGGGGAACTTCTTGATTGTGGTGACCCTCTATCGCAGGCCATATCTGCTCACACCCAGCAACAAGTTTGTGTTCAGCCTGACCCTGTCCAACCTGCTGCTGTCCATGCTGGTGCTGCCGTTTGTGGCCGTGAGCTCGGCAAAGAGGGAGTGGGTGTTTGGGGTGGTGTGGTGTAACTTTACTGCCCTGCTGTACTTGCTCATCAGCTCTGCTAGCATGCTCACTCTCGGAGCTATTGCCATTGACAG GTACTACGCAGTGCTTTACCCGATGATCTACCCTATGAAGATCACCGGAAACCGGGCAGTCGTCGCCATCGCGTATGTGTGGCTACACTCCCTCGTGGGCTGTCTGCCTCCTCTGTTTGGCTGGTCCTCCTTTGAGTTTGACTGCTTCAAGTGGACCTGCGTTGCATCTTGGCACAGAGAGCCGAGCTACACGGCCTTCTGGGTCACCTGGTGCATCCTTCCCCCCTTATTCACCATGCTGGCCTGTTATGGAGTAATTTTCCGTGTTGCCCGCATGAAAGCCAGGAAAGTACACTGTGGGACGGTTATTGTTACCCAGGTCGACTCCACTGGAGCTCAGAGAAACGGACGTAAAAACTCAAGCACCTCGACTTCATCTAATGGAAGTCGACGGAGCCTGGTGTATGCAGGGAGTCAGTGCAAGGCCTTTGTCACCATTTTAGTGGTGATCGGCACCTTCCTCATGAGCTGGGGACCGTATGTCGGGGTGGTGTGTACCGAGGCTTTGTGGGGACAAGGGAGTGTGTCTCAGGGACTGGAGACTTTGGTAGCGTGGCTGTCTTTCTGCAGTGCAGTGTGCCACCCGCTCATCTACGGTCTTTGGAATAAAACGGTGAGGAAGGAGCTCTTGGGGATGTGTTTTGGAGATCGCTACTACAGAGAGTCGTTCGCCACGCGGCAAAGGACGTCCCGCCTCTTTAGCATCTCCAACAGAATAACAG ACTTGGGTATGTCCCCACACCTGACAGCCATGCTGGCCGGTGGAGGGCATCTGCTGGCCCCAGGGAGCAGCACAGGAGATACTGGCTTCAGTTTCACTCAGGACTCGT GCACAGACGTGATGCTGCTGGATAACTTCTCTACGGACGGGTCCTCCCACACACAGCACCAAGGGAATCCGTCCACGAAGAGGAGGAGCTCCGTCACCTTTGAAGACCAGGTGGAGCAAGCCAAAG CTGAAATCACATCCTCAGTTCAAGTCCACGCAGAGGTGCACAAATCTCTCGACACCTTTGCCTCCTGTTTGGCGAAGGCTATAGAGAGTGACGCTAAACTCACCCTGTTTGGTGAGGATCTGGCTCTGCCGGGGGGGCTCTTTACGACCAGGGCAGCACCGAAACCCAGATACCTGGACGGTCAGAGACTAAGGCTGGAAAGCATCGATGAAGGGATCGTTAAAGATGaccgagaggaagaggagcaggacgTGGAGGAAAAACTAGCCTGA
- the otc gene encoding ornithine carbamoyltransferase, mitochondrial, translated as MSTKLLSVSNHLFKCSKTLQDCSARGFSIGAASVGSVNLKGRSCLTLKDFSSDEIKRLLWVSGDLKHRIKHDKQYLPLLQGKSIAMIFEKRSTRTRMSTETGFALLGGHPCFLTSQDIHLGVNESGTDTARVLSGLCDIVLARVYSHSTLEELHKEASIPIINGLSDLYHPIQILADFLTLQEHYGSLSGLTVSWIGDGNNVLHSFMMTAAKLGVHLKIATPKGYEPERSVIQEAQRLSKEHGTQLVLTSDPMEAAHGSNVLITDTWVSMGQEEEKKKRLKDFKGYQITMQTGSVAKPDWTFLHCLPRKMEEVDDEVFYSSRSLVFPEAENRKWTIMGLMVSLLTDYTPQIPMQKF; from the exons ATGTCTACTAAACTACTATCTGTGAGCAACCACCTTTTCAAATGTTCGAAAACTCTCCAAGACTGTTCAGCACGAGGGTTTAG CATTGGAGCTGCTTCCGTTGGTTCGGTGAATTTAAAGGGCCGCAGCTGTCTCACTCTGAAAGACTTTAGCTCAGATGAAATCAAGAGGCTGTTGTGGGTGTCGGGGGATCTAAAACATCGGATCAAGCATGACAAACag TATCTTCCTCTTCTGCAAGGAAAGTCCATTGCTATGATATTTGAGAAGAGGAGCACCAGAACAAGAATGTCCACAGAAACTG GTTTTGCTTTGCTGGGTGGGCACCCCTGTTTCCTCACCTCTCAGGACATCCACCTGGGAGTGAATGAGAGTGGCACAGACACAGCTAG GGTTCTCTCAGGACTCTGCGATATTGTCTTGGCACGAGTGTACAGCCACTCTACACTGGAGGAGCTGCATAAGGAGGCCTCCATCCCCATCATTAACGGCCTGTCTGACCTCTACCACCCAATCCAGATTCTGGCTGACTTCCTCACCTTACAG GAGCATTATGGGTCCCTTAGTGGACTGACCGTGAGCTGGATTGGAGATGGGAACAATGTGCTCCACTCCTTCATGATGACTGCAGCTAAATTGGGAGTTCATCTTAAGATTGCAACACCAAAG GGGTATGAGCCAGAGAGGAGTGTTATTCAAGAGGCACAAAGACTCTCCAAAGAG CATGGGACCCAGCTGGttctgacctctgacccgaTGGAGGCCGCCCACGGCAGCAATGTTTTGATCACCGACACCTGGGTCAGCAtgggacaggaggaggagaagaaaaagaggctCAAAGACTTTAAGGGTTACCAGATTACAATGCAG ACGGGAAGTGTGGCCAAACCAGACTGGACCTTCCTGCATTGCCTCCCCCGGAAAATGGAGGAGGTGGATGACGAAGTATTCTACTCATCCCGCTCCCTCGTCTTCCCCGAGGCGGAGAATAGAAAGTGGACAATCATG ggGCTGATGGTTTCTCTTTTGACTGACTACACGCCACAGATACCCATGCAAAAGTTTTAA